The proteins below come from a single Pseudomonadota bacterium genomic window:
- a CDS encoding outer membrane lipoprotein-sorting protein produces MRKAFFMALLTIFLLQSGPGAQAQTPGGDDLTEVDTIIARANLAAYYAGRDGRASVKMTIADTQQRVREREFTMLRFDQEDGGRQKFYVYFKQPSDVKGMVFMVHKFIDRDDDRWLYLPALDLVRRIAAADKRTSFVGSDFFYEDVSGRSPDEDEHRLLETTEKYYVIESRPRDPAAVEFSSYKVWIDKQTMMPLKAEYQDHEKRLYRRVEALKLETIGGHPTVVESRVENLATGSVTISRFSNISYDIDLKEDLFSERYLRRPPREIRK; encoded by the coding sequence ATGCGTAAAGCATTCTTTATGGCCCTACTGACTATCTTTCTGCTGCAAAGCGGACCCGGCGCGCAGGCGCAGACTCCGGGCGGTGACGATCTTACAGAGGTCGACACCATCATTGCACGGGCCAACCTGGCCGCCTACTATGCCGGTCGCGACGGCCGGGCTTCCGTAAAAATGACGATCGCCGATACCCAGCAACGCGTCCGCGAGCGCGAATTTACAATGTTAAGATTTGACCAGGAAGACGGCGGTCGACAAAAATTCTATGTTTATTTCAAACAGCCCAGCGACGTTAAAGGCATGGTCTTCATGGTTCACAAGTTTATCGACCGCGATGATGACCGCTGGCTTTATCTGCCGGCCCTGGATCTGGTCCGTCGCATCGCCGCCGCCGACAAACGGACCAGCTTCGTGGGTTCGGATTTCTTTTACGAAGATGTCTCGGGCCGCAGTCCCGACGAAGACGAACATCGCCTGCTGGAAACCACAGAAAAATATTACGTCATCGAAAGTCGGCCGCGGGATCCGGCCGCGGTTGAGTTCAGTTCCTACAAAGTCTGGATTGACAAACAAACTATGATGCCGTTAAAAGCCGAATACCAGGACCATGAGAAGCGTCTCTACCGCCGGGTCGAAGCCCTCAAGCTTGAAACCATCGGCGGACATCCAACCGTGGTTGAATCCCGGGTCGAAAATCTTGCGACCGGCAGCGTGACCATCAGTCGTTTTAGTAACATAAGCTACGATATCGACCTGAAAGAGGATCTTTTCAGCGAACGTTATCTCCGCCGGCCTCCCCGAGAGATCAGGAAATAA
- a CDS encoding RND transporter: MRLAPFLINLAVRKPKTITITILVVTLLLSSLIGLVKIDTDPENMLSEHERVRIFHNQIKQEFDLHDVVVLGIVNESDPDGVFNPQTLKRVAQLSDFARTLTWADPENPEKQIGVIKRNLITPDNVDSIAQGGPGEVRFSWLMREPPQNPQEAHEIRRLAQANPLLNGTLVSEDGRAMALYIPISSKDLAYRVKKELEKKIADFSGPEAYHITGLPVAEDTFGVEMFIQMAISAPLAMLLIFLLMLFFFRRLNLIVAPMIIAMVSVLCTMGLLIGSGNTLHIMSSMIPIFLMPIAVVDSVHILSEFFDLYQKNRNREKTIRAVIDKLFAPMLYTSLTSAAGFLSLTMTPIPPVRVFGLFVGFGILLAWLLTMLFIPAYVMLLKEESLAGFGQSTRTTQASLTHHFLGWMSRFTLVRAKFIVCACLVLVGVAAYGISRIKINDNPVKWFTKSHPIRVADQVLNHHFGGTYEAYLIVDPLENAAALSGPEFVQDISERINTVLSGRPFAEEIGEASRQALTSLATLPAGSKPDRLSLLIQELRQVQEEVSDNELYEAWNPVIEQLEQQAQEQEIFKDPEVLDYLEKLQAELKKHPLVGKSNSVADVVKKVHQELLSGKPDDFRLPDSRAAVAQCLISFQNSHKPEDLWHLVTPDYRRANLWIQLHSGDNQDMEAVISVVKRFIKDNPPPLPLDFRWAGLTYINVVWQDKMVAGMFKSLLGSFVIVLIMMAILFRSPIWGLIAMIPLSVTIAFIYGLIGLVGKDYDMPVAVLSSLTLGLAVDFAIHFLERSRMTFRQCGSWTKAAHIMFEEPARAIFRNIIVIAVGFTPLLLAPLLPYKTVGFFLAAIMLISGLATIMILPALLTLGQKFLFRNLK; this comes from the coding sequence ATGCGCCTTGCCCCTTTCCTGATCAATCTTGCCGTCAGAAAACCGAAAACCATTACCATCACCATACTGGTGGTGACCTTGCTGTTAAGTTCGCTGATCGGCCTGGTTAAAATCGATACCGACCCGGAAAATATGCTCAGCGAGCATGAAAGGGTCAGGATCTTCCATAATCAGATAAAACAGGAATTCGACCTGCATGACGTAGTCGTTCTCGGGATTGTCAACGAAAGCGATCCGGACGGAGTTTTCAATCCCCAGACCCTGAAACGGGTAGCCCAGCTAAGCGACTTCGCCCGCACCCTGACCTGGGCCGATCCGGAAAACCCGGAAAAACAAATCGGGGTGATCAAGCGCAACCTGATTACTCCGGACAATGTCGACAGCATCGCCCAGGGCGGTCCCGGTGAAGTCCGTTTCTCCTGGCTCATGCGGGAGCCCCCCCAGAATCCGCAGGAAGCCCACGAAATTCGCCGTCTAGCCCAGGCCAACCCGCTGCTGAACGGCACCCTGGTCTCGGAAGACGGCCGCGCCATGGCGCTTTATATTCCGATCAGCAGCAAGGACCTGGCGTATCGCGTTAAAAAGGAGCTGGAGAAAAAAATTGCCGACTTCAGCGGCCCCGAAGCCTACCACATCACCGGTCTGCCGGTGGCCGAGGATACCTTCGGCGTCGAGATGTTCATCCAGATGGCGATTTCAGCTCCGCTCGCCATGCTGCTGATCTTCCTTCTGATGTTGTTTTTCTTCCGCCGCCTGAATCTGATTGTCGCCCCGATGATCATCGCCATGGTTTCCGTCCTCTGCACGATGGGGCTTTTGATCGGCAGCGGCAATACCCTGCATATCATGAGTTCGATGATTCCTATTTTTCTGATGCCGATCGCCGTGGTTGACAGCGTGCATATTCTCTCGGAGTTTTTTGATCTTTATCAGAAAAACAGAAACCGCGAAAAAACTATTCGTGCGGTCATCGACAAACTTTTCGCACCCATGCTTTACACCTCACTGACTTCCGCCGCCGGCTTCCTCTCCCTGACCATGACCCCGATTCCACCGGTGCGGGTTTTCGGCCTCTTCGTCGGCTTCGGCATTCTTCTGGCCTGGCTTCTGACCATGCTGTTCATCCCGGCCTATGTCATGCTGCTCAAAGAAGAAAGTTTGGCCGGCTTCGGCCAGTCGACCAGGACCACTCAGGCCAGCCTGACCCATCATTTTCTAGGTTGGATGAGCCGTTTCACCCTGGTCCGGGCCAAATTCATCGTCTGCGCCTGCCTTGTTCTGGTCGGGGTTGCCGCCTACGGCATCAGTCGCATCAAGATCAATGACAACCCGGTCAAATGGTTTACCAAAAGTCATCCCATTCGGGTGGCGGATCAGGTTCTCAACCACCATTTCGGCGGCACCTACGAAGCCTACCTGATCGTTGACCCGCTGGAAAACGCCGCCGCCCTCTCGGGCCCGGAATTTGTTCAAGACATCAGCGAGCGAATCAATACCGTTTTAAGCGGGCGGCCCTTTGCCGAAGAGATCGGCGAGGCTTCCCGCCAGGCCCTGACAAGCCTGGCGACGCTGCCGGCCGGCAGCAAACCGGACCGGCTCTCGCTTTTAATCCAGGAATTGCGCCAGGTCCAGGAAGAGGTCTCCGACAATGAGCTTTATGAAGCCTGGAATCCGGTGATTGAACAGCTTGAGCAGCAGGCGCAGGAACAAGAAATCTTCAAGGACCCAGAGGTCCTGGACTATCTCGAAAAACTCCAGGCGGAATTGAAAAAACATCCGCTGGTCGGCAAAAGCAACTCGGTGGCCGACGTCGTCAAGAAGGTCCATCAGGAACTCCTCTCGGGCAAGCCCGATGATTTTCGCCTGCCCGACAGCCGGGCCGCAGTCGCTCAGTGTCTGATTTCCTTTCAGAACAGTCATAAACCCGAAGACCTCTGGCATCTGGTGACCCCCGACTACCGGCGCGCTAATCTCTGGATTCAGCTCCATTCCGGGGACAACCAGGACATGGAAGCTGTGATCAGCGTAGTCAAACGTTTCATCAAAGACAATCCGCCCCCTCTGCCGCTCGACTTTCGCTGGGCCGGGCTGACCTATATCAATGTGGTCTGGCAGGATAAGATGGTGGCCGGCATGTTCAAGTCACTGTTGGGCAGTTTTGTCATCGTCCTGATCATGATGGCAATCCTCTTCCGTTCTCCGATCTGGGGCCTGATCGCAATGATTCCGCTGTCGGTGACCATCGCCTTCATTTACGGCCTGATCGGTCTGGTCGGCAAGGATTACGACATGCCGGTGGCCGTACTGTCATCGCTCACCCTGGGTCTGGCAGTCGATTTCGCGATTCACTTTCTGGAGCGTTCCCGCATGACTTTCCGCCAGTGCGGCAGTTGGACGAAAGCCGCGCACATCATGTTCGAGGAGCCGGCCCGGGCCATCTTCCGCAATATCATCGTGATCGCCGTGGGTTTCACCCCACTGCTGCTGGCGCCGTTGTTACCCTATAAAACCGTGGGTTTTTTCCTGGCTGCGATCATGCTGATTTCGGGTCTGGCGACCATCATGATCTTACCGGCCCTGCTCACCCTGGGACAGAAGTTTCTGTTTCGCAACCTCAAATAA
- a CDS encoding diguanylate cyclase: MPYSFNHQGKNMRFSIRLKLFLSHFLTIAVVSGSIGTYFYQSALTNLMQSLQSRLKNSAAMISRDYQVEELDQLREPADADRELYRKQLRKLREIVATNPDIAFIYIMRKDGDQVRFVIDSGPTPVPPGEIYPEKVNEMLEGFIRPAVDSKIYTDKWGSFLSGYSPLKNGQGRFLIGIDMRADDVKSKFLYIRLAGLFFLLLSLFLSAGFSFFLARHFTGKINALINRCSEIADENLHQTIQPILSPTEDELDLLALAFDRIANNLEASRRQNLEAQQKLVAANENLEHRINERTENLKQANQELREEMQRRELVEKELALTARTDYLTSLLNRRAMVQRLEQEIYRCKRKPSVFSALMLDIDYFKEINDSYGHPAGDRILVELADLLRSSLRGTDEIGRWGGEEFLILFPETALPQAFELASRLKQKLADHPFTVRDQLDVHISASFGISEFNEELPLENFLQQIDACLYKAKNAGRNQICTPEDASFPPLQDNPSIQISG; this comes from the coding sequence ATGCCTTATTCATTCAATCACCAAGGGAAAAACATGCGGTTTTCAATCCGTTTAAAACTGTTTCTCTCCCACTTTCTGACGATCGCTGTGGTTTCCGGCAGCATCGGCACCTATTTTTATCAGAGCGCCTTGACGAACCTCATGCAGAGTCTGCAATCCCGCCTGAAAAACAGCGCCGCTATGATCAGTCGCGATTACCAGGTCGAGGAGCTGGATCAATTGCGTGAACCTGCCGACGCGGACCGCGAGCTTTACCGGAAACAATTGCGTAAACTCAGAGAAATAGTCGCGACCAATCCCGACATCGCTTTTATTTACATCATGCGCAAGGACGGTGACCAGGTGCGCTTCGTCATTGATTCCGGCCCTACCCCGGTGCCTCCCGGCGAAATTTACCCGGAGAAGGTCAATGAGATGCTGGAGGGTTTTATCCGCCCCGCCGTGGACAGTAAAATCTATACCGACAAATGGGGCAGCTTCCTGTCCGGATATTCCCCCTTGAAAAACGGCCAAGGCAGATTTCTGATCGGTATCGACATGCGGGCCGATGATGTCAAAAGCAAGTTTCTCTACATCCGCCTGGCCGGGCTCTTTTTTCTGTTATTGTCTTTATTCCTGTCGGCCGGCTTCAGTTTTTTCCTGGCCCGACATTTCACCGGCAAGATCAACGCGCTGATCAACCGTTGCAGTGAAATCGCGGACGAAAACCTGCATCAGACCATTCAACCCATTCTCTCCCCGACCGAAGATGAACTCGACCTGCTGGCCCTGGCCTTCGATCGCATAGCCAACAACCTGGAAGCCAGCCGACGGCAAAACCTGGAGGCCCAACAGAAACTGGTCGCCGCCAATGAGAATCTTGAACATCGCATCAACGAAAGAACCGAAAACCTGAAACAGGCCAATCAGGAACTGCGCGAGGAAATGCAACGCCGTGAGCTGGTGGAAAAAGAATTGGCGCTTACCGCCCGCACCGACTATCTGACCTCTCTCCTGAATCGCCGGGCCATGGTTCAGCGTCTGGAACAGGAGATTTATCGCTGCAAACGCAAACCGAGCGTGTTCAGCGCCCTGATGCTCGACATCGATTATTTCAAGGAGATCAACGATAGTTACGGCCATCCCGCAGGTGACCGGATACTGGTCGAGTTGGCCGATCTTTTGCGATCCAGCCTCCGCGGTACCGATGAAATCGGCCGCTGGGGCGGCGAGGAATTTCTGATTTTATTCCCGGAAACCGCTTTGCCTCAAGCCTTTGAACTCGCTTCTCGTCTCAAACAGAAACTGGCGGACCATCCCTTCACGGTCCGGGATCAGTTAGACGTTCACATCAGCGCCAGTTTCGGAATCAGCGAATTCAACGAAGAACTGCCTCTGGAAAACTTCCTCCAACAAATCGACGCTTGCCTGTATAAGGCCAAAAACGCCGGCCGTAACCAGATCTGCACCCCCGAAGACGCAAGCTTCCCTCCACTTCAAGATAACCCAAGCATCCAGATTTCAGGCTAG
- a CDS encoding carotenoid 1,2-hydratase — translation MPRAYAGLIRRLLSALTTLLLGLTVAVPLTAWEKALSPYNFSFPEDHGSHPKYQTEWWYVTGRLTTPEDRHFGYQFTIFRQGITEQPNPAETNPWQLRDLYMLHCGLTDLEEKKFYAHQDISRAGPGLAGARENGMETWLKGSRIAWSEEKQALELRALTPDYELVLELKPTYPPILNGDRGLSAKGSRPGQASHYYSWPRLTGTGKLEMAGRSLAVHSLSWLDREFATNQLGPEQAGWDWFAFHFDDGSALMLYRMRLKKGGQDPTSSGTWIFADGRSHHLTAAEFSLIPGKTWRSPKSGAEYPLHWQIRLTEPRPLQLQIKALLADQEMQTDVTTQTNYWEGAVSVTGRDPVGRETNGHGYLEMTGYDRALGALQEPAR, via the coding sequence ATGCCTAGGGCTTATGCTGGATTAATCCGTCGTCTGCTTTCAGCCTTGACCACGCTGCTGCTCGGCCTGACTGTCGCAGTCCCTCTCACCGCCTGGGAAAAGGCCCTGAGCCCTTATAATTTTTCCTTCCCCGAGGATCACGGCAGTCACCCTAAGTACCAGACCGAATGGTGGTATGTCACCGGCCGCCTGACGACGCCGGAAGACCGTCATTTCGGTTATCAATTCACTATTTTCCGCCAGGGAATCACGGAACAACCGAACCCGGCCGAGACCAATCCCTGGCAACTGCGCGACCTCTACATGCTCCACTGCGGGTTGACTGATCTCGAGGAAAAAAAATTCTATGCCCACCAGGACATCAGCCGGGCCGGACCGGGACTCGCCGGAGCCCGGGAAAACGGCATGGAAACCTGGCTCAAAGGCAGCCGAATAGCCTGGAGCGAAGAAAAACAGGCGCTCGAATTAAGGGCTTTGACCCCAGACTATGAACTGGTCCTCGAACTTAAACCAACCTATCCGCCGATTTTAAACGGCGACCGCGGTCTGAGCGCCAAGGGATCGAGACCGGGACAAGCTTCGCATTATTATTCCTGGCCGCGTTTAACGGGAACAGGAAAGCTGGAAATGGCGGGAAGAAGTCTGGCGGTTCACAGCCTGAGCTGGCTTGATCGGGAATTCGCCACCAACCAACTGGGCCCGGAGCAAGCCGGCTGGGACTGGTTCGCCTTCCATTTCGATGACGGCAGCGCCCTGATGCTCTATCGCATGCGTCTGAAAAAAGGCGGTCAGGATCCGACCTCAAGCGGCACCTGGATTTTCGCCGACGGACGCTCGCACCACTTGACCGCTGCGGAATTCAGCCTGATTCCGGGAAAAACCTGGCGCAGCCCAAAAAGCGGAGCCGAATATCCGCTCCATTGGCAGATCAGACTTACTGAGCCACGGCCTTTACAACTGCAGATTAAGGCCCTGCTGGCCGATCAGGAAATGCAGACCGACGTGACCACTCAAACCAACTACTGGGAGGGAGCGGTCAGCGTCACCGGCAGGGATCCGGTCGGCCGCGAAACCAACGGTCACGGCTACCTGGAAATGACCGGCTACGATCGGGCTTTGGGCGCGTTGCAGGAGCCCGCAAGATAG